The following are from one region of the Corylus avellana chromosome ca1, CavTom2PMs-1.0 genome:
- the LOC132188741 gene encoding uncharacterized protein LOC132188741, giving the protein MDTNQKADETQKKNSFGPSTALAYLDPHYWDERFSNEEHYEWFKDYTHFRHLIKAHIKPTSSVLELGCGNSQLCEELYKDGVTEITCIDLSAIAVEKMQTRLALKGYKEIKVLEADMLDLPFSNGVFDVIIEKGTMDVLFVDSGDPWNPQPETVTKVKAMLEGVHRVLKPNGIFISISFGQPHFRRPLFDAPEFTWSVEWSTFGEGFHYFFYVLKKGKRSSDGKGCSESFKMPSISLLHEELESEDYIFRTAIDDMDN; this is encoded by the exons atggatacgAATCAGAAAGCAGACGAAACACAAAAGAAGAATAGCTTTGGTCCCTCCACTGCATTGGCTTACCTCGATCCTCACTACTG GGACGAGCGGTTTTCTAATGAAGAACATTACGAGTGGTTCAAAGACTACACTCATTTTCGCCACCTCATTAAAGCCCATATCAAACCCACTTCTTCT GTGTTGGAGCTGGGTTGTGGGAACTCGCAGTTGTGCGAAGAGTTATACAAGGATGGGGTTACTGAGATAACATGCATTGATCTCTCAGCCATTGCGGTGGAGAAGATGCAGACGCGATTAGCATTGAAGGGATATAAAG AAATAAAGGTTCTGGAAGCTGACATGCTAGACTTGCCCTTTAGCAATGGGGTTTTTGATGTCATCATTGAGAAAGGAACCATG gatGTATTGTTCGTGGACAGTGGGGACCCATGGAATCCGCAGCCAGAAACAGTAACCAAGGTCAAGGCAATGCTTGAAGGTGTTCATAGGGTTTTGAAACCCAATGGGATTTttatctcaatttcatttggCCAG CCACACTTCAGGCGTCCTTTATTTGATGCTCCGGAATTTACCTGGTCTGTTGAGTGGAGTACTTTTGGTGAGGGATTTCACTATTTTTTCTATGTCTTGAAGAAG GGAAAGAGATCGTCTGATGGCAAAGGATGTAGTGAGAGCTTCAAGATGCCATCGATTTCTTTGCTTCACGAAGAGTTAGAAAGTGAAGATTATATTTTTCGGACCGCCATTGACGACATGGACAATTAG